The following proteins are co-located in the Doryrhamphus excisus isolate RoL2022-K1 chromosome 3, RoL_Dexc_1.0, whole genome shotgun sequence genome:
- the armc7 gene encoding armadillo repeat-containing protein 7, producing MWRKESDRFEFLQNLVTEFQDTDSDEAKEQVLANLANFAYDPKNTDYLKQLQVADLFLDMLTEENDNFVEFGMGGLCNLSMDPECRDIILQSDGITLVTNCLSSQREETVLSAITTLMNLATPSSRQEISNAGIVQCMLRFSLSESPRLRNLAAIFLQDCCSQEQVSRAKQQTGPQTAVGIPLPKD from the exons ATGTGGAGGAAAGAATCGGACCGCTTTGAGTTTTTACAAAATCTCGTCACCGAATTCCAGGATACGGACAGCGatg aggCCAAGGAGCAGGTTCTGGCCAACCTAGCCAATTTTGCATACGACCCAAAGAACACAGACTATCTGAAGCAGCTGCAGGTCGCAGACCTGTTCTTGGACATGCTCACAGAGGAGAATGACAACTTTGTGGAGTTTGGAATGG GGGGGCTGTGCAACCTCAGCATGGACCCGGAATGTCGCGACATCATCCTGCAGAGCGACGGGATCACGTTGGTGACAAACTGTTTATCCAGTCAGAGGGAAGAGACCGTCCTGTCCGCCATTACCACCCTCATGAACCTGGCCACCCCGTCCTCACGCCAGGAGATCAGCAACGCCGGCATCGTGCAGTGCATGCTGCGCTTCTCCCTCAGCGAGAGCCCCCGTCTGCGCAACCTGGCCGCCATTTTCCTGCAGGACTGCTGCAGCCAGGAGCAGGTTTCCCGAGCCAAGCAGCAAACGGGACCGCAGACTGCAGTCGGAATCCCGCTCCCCAAAGACTGA
- the LOC131125012 gene encoding nuclear distribution protein nudE-like 1-B, protein METDKIPKFASKDEEINFWKALYLKYKTNCQEAREELLEFQEGSRELEAELEAQLGQAEHRLKDLQSENQRLRSEVETLKERLEHQYSQTYKQISLLEDDLGQTRSIKEQLHKYVRELEQSNDDLERAKRATIVSLENFEQRLNQAIERNAFLESELDEKESLLVSVQRLKDEARDLRQELAVRERQADGSRTSAPGSPTHDDIKMDSAAQASLSAAVAPLSKGLDGALLAKATGLPTVYGTNSPLTPSARISALNIVSDLLRKVGVLESKLAACRNLAKDQKARRAYPLDNGNILNANTSTGAHISYRDKALEPGTLTAVTATPGTSTTGLVPLAV, encoded by the exons atggaaacagatAAGATACCCAAATTCGCCTCCAAGGACGAGGAAATCAACTTTTGGAAAGCTCTCTACCTCAAGTACAAGACAAA CTGCCAGGAGGCTCGCGAGGAGCTGCTGGAGTTCCAGGAGGGGAGCAGGGAGCTGGAGGCTGAGTTGGAGGCTCAGCTGGGCCAGGCCGAGCACCGCCTGAAGGACCTGCAGTCTGAGAACCAGAGGCTGAGGAGCGAGGTGGAAACACTCAAG GAGAGGCTGGAGCATCAGTACTCTCAGACCTACAAGCAGATCTCCCTGCTGGAGGACGACCTGGGCCAGACGCGCAGCATCAAGGAGCAGCTCCACAAATACGTCCGAGAGCTGGAACAGTCCAACGACGACTTGGAACGAGCCAAAAG GGCGACCATTGTGTCCCTGGAGAACTTCGAGCAGCGTCTGAACCAGGCCATCGAGAGGAACGCCTTCCTGGAGAGCGAGCTGGACGAGAAGGAGTCGCTGCTGGTGTCCGTTCAGCGTCTGAAAGACGAAGCCAGAG ACCTGCGTCAGGAGTTGGCCGTGCGTGAGAGGCAGGCAGACGGGAGCAGGACGTCCGCTCCGGGTTCGCCCACGCATGACGACATCAAGATGGACTCGGCCGCGCAGGCGTCGCTCTCCGCCGCCGTCGCACCTCTGAGCAAAGGTCTAGACGGCGCCCTCCTCGCCAAGGCCACAG GTCTGCCCACCGTCTACGGCACCAACTCGCCACTGACTCCCTCAGCGCGGATATCGGCGCTCAACATCGTCAGTGATCTGCTGAGGAAAGTCGGG GTGCTGGAGTCCAAACTGGCGGCGTGCAGGAACCTGGCCAAGGACCAGAAGGCCAGGAGGGCCTACCCTCTGGACAACGGCAACATCCTCAACGCAAACACAAGCACGGGAGCCCACATCTCCTACCGGGACAAAGC CCTGGAGCCAGGGACCCTCACAGCCGTCACGGCCACACCTGGCACATCCACGACCGGTTTGGTGCCCCTCGCCGTTTGA